The segment CTAAATATATTAAAGATGTTGAGACAGGTGAGTTTCCAGCCTCTCAACATACCTTTGAATAAGGAATAAAAGATGCAAACATTCGCCGAGATTGCCCCACTAAGAGAGCAAATTCGTACCTGGCGCCGTGAGGGTCGCCGTATCGCTTTTGTTCCAACAATGGGTAATTTGCATGAAGGCCACTTAACGCTGATGCGTAAAGCGCGTAAACATGCCGATGTTGTTGTTGCTAGTATCTTTGTTAATCCAATGCAGTTTGATAAGGCAGAAGATCTACAAACGTACCCACGTACGTTAGAACAAGACATTGCCAAACTGAGTCAACAAAATATGGTTGATGTGGTATTCACACCAACGCCGGAAGTTATGTATCCTGCCGGTTTAGACAATCAAACATTTGTTGAAGTACCAGGCCTATCTAGCATCTTAGAGGGCGAATTGCGTCCTGGTCATTTTCGTGGTGTAGCAACCATCGTTAATAAACTCTTTAATATTGTTCAACCTGATGTAGCCTGCTTTGGTGAAAAAGACTTCCAACAATTAGCGCTTATTCGTCAGATGGTTATCGACCTTGAACTTGATATCAAAATTGTTGGTGTACCTACAGTACGTGAAATGGATGGTTTAGCCATGAGCTCGCGCAATGGCAAACTAACCGTTGATGAACGTCAACGAGCGCCTGTACTTGCCCGTACTATGCGTTGGATCAGCAGCCAAATGCGTGGTGGTCGTACTGACTATGACGAGCTTGTCGTCGATGCCAATGATCAATTACGTGCGGCAGGTTTACAGCCTGATAAATGTTTCATTCGTGATGCAGTTACCTTACTGCCTATAACCGAAGGAACTCAGCAAGCGGTGATCTTGATGTCATCTCAATTAGGTAAAGTCCGCCTAATTGATAACCAAGTTGTTGACTTGGGACCGACTCAAACATCAGATGAAGATGTCGCTGAATAAACGTTAGTAATAACGGTTAATAAAAAATACCGCTCATTGAGCGGTATTTTTTTATCTCAAATATCACGCTATGAACGTAATCCAATACCGCGTGATATTAGATAATATGCCACGCTATACAACGCAATAACAAAAACACTCAATACAGCAAACGATGTACCAATTCCCACATCAGAGACGCCAAGAAAGCCGTAACGGAAGGCATTCACCATATAAACGATTGGGTTGATCTTCGATACACCTTGCCAAAATTCAGGCAGTAGATTGATCGAGTAAAACACCCCACCAAGATAAGTCAACGGCGTTAGCACGAACGTTGGAATAATACTGATATCATCAAACGTGCGAGCAAATACCGCATTAATTAAGCCGCCTAATGAGAACACGATAGATGTCATTACCACGGTTGCTACAATCACACCAATATGTGCAATGTGAAGCTTTACAAACAACAATGACACAATCGTAACTAATGTCCCTACGGCTAAACCACGTAGTACACCACCACCGACATAACCAGCAATAATGATGTAGTTAGGAACTGGCGCAACCAATAACTCTTCAATGTTGTGCTGAAACTTAGCACTAAAAAAAGAAGACGCAACATTAGAATAAGAATTAGTGATCACTGACATCATGATCAAACCCGGCACGATATAGGCCATATAACTAAACCCTTCCATATTACCAATTCGGCTACCAATTAAGTTGCCAAAAATAATGAAATACAAGGTCATGGTAATGGCAGGTGGGACTAACGTTTGTACCCATATACGTGTAAATCGATGGATTTCCTTGGCAATTAAGCTTTTAAAAGCGATCCAATATTGTTTCTTCACGCCTCAACCCCTTTATTATTCTGTGCTTGGTTTACCAAAGTGACAAACAATTCCTCTAAGCGGTTACTCTTATTGCGCATCGATTTAACCTCGATCCCTTGCTCAGTTAATTGACTAAATACAGGGTTTAAACTTTCGCCTTTTTTCAGTTCAATTTCCAAAGTCGCACTATCAACCAATAGACTATTGAAGCCAATTAAGTTTGGTGGCGTCTGTTGTGGGTTGATATCTAAAATAAACGTTTCTAATTCAAGCTTTCCCAATAAGTGTTTCATTGAGGTATGCTCAATCAATTCACCGTGGTTAATAATACCGATATTACGGCACAACATTTCGGCTTCCTCCAAGTAGTGAGTGGTAAGAATAATCGTCACCCCCTCTTGGTTTATTTTACGTAAAAACGTCCACATAGATCGGCGTAATTCAATATCGACACCCGCGGTTGGCTCATCTAAAATCAGCAACTTAGGTTCATGCATTAATGCACGAGCAATCATTAATCGGCGCTTCATCCCACCCGATAAATTACGCGCACGCTCACTGCGCTTTCCCCATAAATCAAGCTGTGATAAATATTTCTTAGCACGCTCTTTAGCAAGCGATCGCTCTACACCGTAATAACCGGCTTGGTTAATCACGATTTGCTCAACCGTTTCAAAAGGATTGAAATTAAATTCTTGTGGCACTAACCCTAGCTGGTTTTTCGCATCGACTTTTTCAGAGTCTAAATCATAACCAAAGATTTTTACCGAGCCCGAGGTCTTATTCACCAATGAGCTAATGATGCCAATAGTGGTCGATTTTCCCGCACCATTAGGCCCTAATAACGCAAAAAAATCCCCTTCATCAACGGTTAAGCTCATATTCTTTAAAGCTTCCACACCGCCTTTGTAAGTTTTTCTTACATTTTTTATTTCTAAAGCGTTCATAAATTGCAATCTTTCTGTTACAAAAATAAAAGGAATTATTAATTATCTATCACTAATCCGATTTGCTATTAGCGAAGCTTGTGTATAGTAAGGAACATATCAATATAAGGTATCATCATGGCAGATATTAAGCAGCTCTTCGCAAACAACCTATCTTGGTCAGAGAACATTAAAAATGAAGATCCTGACTACTTTACAGAATTGGCAAAAGGACAACATCCACAATACCTTTGGATCGGTTGTTCAGACAGTCGTGTTCCCGCTGAACGTTTGACGGGACTTGTCTCTGGTGAATTATTCGTCCACCGAAATGTAGCCAACCAAGTGATCCACACCGATCTTAACTGTTTATCCGTGGTTCAGTATGCTGTTGATGTACTGAAGGTTAAACATATTATTATCTGTGGTCACTATGGCTGTGGTGGCGTTACCGCTGCCATTGAAAACCCACAGCTAGGTTTAATCAATAACTGGCTACTGCATATTCGCGACCTTTACTTAAAGCACCGTACTGATTTAGGTGCCCTTCCTCGCCAAGAGTGGGATGATAAATTATCTGAAATTAACGTTGCCTCGCAAGTCTATAACTTGGGTAACTCAACCATTTTGCAGCAAGCATGGGAACGTGGACAAGAAGTGAAGATCCATGGTTGGATCTATAGTACAAGCAATGGCGTACTTAAAGATCTTGGTGTTACCTCAACCAGTCGAGAAACGCTTGAAGTTGGTTACCAATCGGCAATGTCTTCACTGCTGCCACCGTTAGAGCAGTCTATCAATGATCATATTACTGAAAAAACAAACTAAGCTTCAGGATCTATCATGATAAAAAAAGCGACCTAATGGTCGCTTTTTTTTATTCCGGAACCACTTTACCAATGAAAGGTAAATGACGGTATTTTTGTGCGTAATCGATACCGACACCCACAACAAATTCATCAGGAATAACAAAACCGTACCAATCAACTTTCACGTCCACTTCACGACGCTCTGGCTTATCAAGTAAGGTACAAATACGAATAGAGTTAGGCTCGCGTAGCGATAAGATCTCGCACACTTTATGTAATGTATTGCCGGTATCGATAATATCTTCAACAAGCAGTACATCTTTACCTTTGATGTCATCATCAAGATCTTTCAAGATACGTACATCACGGCTACTTTCCATCGTATTACCGTAACTTGATGCAGTCATAAAATCGACTTCATGAGGCAAGTCAATCGCACGTGCAAGATCTGCCATGAACACAAAGGAACCACGCAACAAACCTACCATCACTAGATCTTTTGAATCTTTGTAACACTCAGTAATTTGCTTACCTAGCTCTTTAACTCGTTCTTGAACTTCCTGCTCAGAAATCATTACTTCAATTGTATGTTTCATTTTCTTCTCCATTTGTGCGACTGCACTAGCCATCACAGGCTACTTATTTCAAAGGAATCGCATTGTACCACTCCTCAGAAATAATGGTTATTTAATCAATAGTGTCAATTATCCGAAACACTTTAGATTAGTTATATTTGCCGAACAGTTGTTTATTATGTAACCTACCCTTATTAAAACAGATGCATAAACAGTTTTTATACTTAGGCTAGGGATTATTAATTATGGATACGATTACAAAAAAAACCCGTACTCGTCTTTCACCTGAAAAGAGAAGACAGCAACTTCTTGATTACTCATTGGAAGTTTTTGCCAGAAGAGGTATCGGCCGTGCAGGACATGCTGATATCGCTGAAATGGCAAACGTTTCTGTTGCAACTGTATTTAATTACTTTCCAACTCGTGAGGCACTGGTTGAGCAAGTACTAGTTGAAGTTGAAAATGAGTTTAGTGCATTACTAGAAGAATGTCTGGGTGATAAAAACAAGACACTTCATGCACGTTTAACCTGTATTAGTCACAATCTTATCGATACGGTTTTAGATCAACAAGATTGGATTAAAGTATGGTTTGAATGGAGTACTTCGGTACGCGATGAAGTATGGCCACAATTTGTTGAAACCAACCGTAATAACCTTCATAAAGTACGTGATGCGTTTGCCCAAGCTATCGATAACGGTGAAATTACTACCGCACAAAAGGCTGATGATTTAGCCAAATTGTTACATGGCATTTGTTACGTCATTTATATCCAAGCGAACTTACTACCAGATCAAACAGCACTTCAAGAACAAGCAGAAATCTACCTTGAAGCATTAGCTTTAAATCGCTAATTCAAGCGCATAAATAATAAAGCCTGCATCATGCAGGCTTTATTATTAGCGAAGTTGAAAACAACGTTCTCTTTAAAACAGTTACGACGCAACCGCAAAAACCACTGGTAAATGGGGTTCAACTTCAACCGAAACACGATCGCCGACATTCATCAATAAATGAGAATTCACAATCAATTTATGGCCTGAAAAATCAACCGTATAGCGACAGCTATCACCCATAAATTGTTGTTCAATAATCTCACCATCACCATCGTCTTGTAACATAACACGCAAGTTTTGTGGCCTTAAAAGCCAATCAACTGATATATCATCAAGTAACGTTTCATTAGACGCTAATGCTAACTCACCTAAGGGTGTCAGCAACCGCGTTTGATTTTTCACCGTAGCGGGAAGGTAAGATCCCGTACCGAGGAAATCTGCAACAAATCGGCTACTTGGCTGATAATACAATTCCGTAGCACTACCAAATTGTTCAATCACACCATGATTCATGACCGCCATTTTATCAGCAAAAGCGAAAGCTTCTTCACGGCTATGGGTAACAAAGATCGCTGTTACTCCCTGCGCTTTAAAGATTTTTCGAATATCACGAATCAAGCTATGTCGTACTTGTGTATCAATATTAGAGAAAGGTTCATCTAACAAAATCAAATCAGGCTCAGACGCCAGTGCACGAGCAATCGCGACACGTTGCTGTTGTCCTCCTGATAATTGGTGAGGATAACGATCCTCTAACCCTGTTAAATGCACTAAGGTTAACATTTCTTGGATCTTGGCTGCGGTACGGGCTTTATCCCAATGGCGTAGACCAAAGGCTATATTTTGCGCCACGGTTAAATGCGGAAACAATGCATAATCTTGAAAAATCATCCCAATATTACGTTTCTCTGGTGGTAACCATTGCTGCTCATCAACAATTGTTCGTCCATTAATCGACATTAAACCTTGTTCTAACGGCAACAGTCCAGCAATTGCTTTTAACAACGTTGTTTTACCACAACCACTTGCGCCTAACAGACAAACGATCTCACCGGGATTAACCGCTAACGATAAGTCTTGCAGCACAGCCTGACCATGGTAACTACAGGTTAAGCCGTTGACAGATAATGCATGTTTCATTAGTTCTTTTGCTCCAAAGATCGGTTAACCAATACCAAGGGAATTAAACCCACAACCACCAGTAAAATAGCCGGTAATGCTGCTAGCTCTAGCTGTTCATCTGACGCAAAATTAAATACGTAAGTCGCTAAGGTTTCAAAATTAAATGGTCTCAGCAACAAGGCTGCATTGAGCTCTTTCATCGACTCAATAAACACCAGTAACCCTGCAATTAAACAACCTCGACGTATTAACGGCAGATGGACTTTTCTCAACATCGCCGTTGAGGCATAGCCCATGGTTTTTGACGCCATATCTAATGATGGCGATACTTTGGTTAAGCTTGTTTCAATGCTACCAATCGCAACGGCAGCAAAACGGACCACAAAGGCAAAAATAATCGCGAATATCGTACCTGAGAAAATTAATCCCGGACGACCAAGCCCTAGGCTCATCGCAATATCATTAACCAGATGATCAGCACTGGTTAGTGGGATCATCACTCCTATCGCCAACACAGTACCCGGTACCGCATAGCCTAATGACGATAAACGAATTGGCATTTGGCTAAAACCGTTACCATCAAGGCGTCGATAAAAGTTAACCACAAGCCCTAGAATTACCGCTATAACCGCAGCAGTGATCGAGACAAAGAAGCTATTTAAGCTGTATTGTTTAAATTCAGGTGTCCAACTTTGGCTAAAATACTCAACGGCGTAATAACCCAGTTGTAGTAGCGGAAATATAAAAGCACAGCCAACCAGTCCCCAACACCATACGAGTGCTAGCCACTTTTTCCATCCTTTTAAGATGTACTTAACATCCCCATCGTTATCACATTGATGTTGAAACATCTTCTGTTTACGACGACTAAAACGCTCACTACTGATCAAAAAGAAAATAACAAGCAACATGATGGCTGATATTTTCGCAGCAGCATAAAGATTAGAATAACCTAGCCACGTATCGTAAACCGCTGTCGTTAACGTATTAACGGCAAAGTAACTAACCGTACCAAAATCCCCTAACGCTTCCATGGCCACAAGTGACACCCCAACAGCAATTGCTGGTCGTGCTAACGGTAGCGAAATACGACGAAAGCTTTCCCATGGCGTACAACGTAGCAAACGAGCAGATTGCAATAAGCTGACACTCTGCTCCATAAAGGCAGCCCGAACAAGAAGATAAATATAAGGGTAAAGCACTAAGGCTAAAACAAAACATGCACCGCCTAATGAGCGAAGATCAGGAAACCAATAGTCACCAACATGCTGCCAGCCGAACATACTGCGTAAAAAAATCTGAATTGGGCCTGCGTAGTCAAACCAATTAGTATAGAGGTAACCAACAATATAACCGGGCATGGCTAAAGGTAAAACAAGTGCCCACTGAAGTGTTTTTTCGGTTGGTAAACGGCACATTGCCATTAACCAAGCAGTAGGAAGGCCGAAGCAAAGAGATAACAGTACCGTGCCCACAACTAAAGCAACAGTATTAAAGGCATAGGTTGGCATCACCGTATTCATTAGGTGGCCAAATACCTCATCTGAATTGCCCATTGCGGTAAAAAATATTGCAAGAATAGGAAAAACCAGTAGCAGAGCAAAGGTCCAACTACCGGCTTTCCAGAACAAAAACTTTTCTTTCATTGACTACTACTTAGTATTTTCCAATATCTTTAACCATAAGAATAATGGCAAGATTAAGTATCAACATTCCCTAGTAATGGGAAGAGGAAACTACCACAACTTATTGCAAAATTTACCAAGCATGATGCAAAAATGGGGCTTAGCGCCCCATTTATTTTGTAACTAATTACAGATCAAACTTCACTTCATCCAGCAGTTTTGTTGCTGCATTGTGGTACTGTGCAATCTTGTCTAGTGATACATCGTCAGCTTTAAAATCACCCCAAGATGCAACTAGTTCTGAACGCTTCACACCCTCTTTAACTGGGTATTCATAGTTCACTTCAGCGTACATCTCTTGTGCTTTATCAGACGTTAAGAATTCCATTAATTTAAGTGCGTTAGCTTGGTTTGGCGCGTATTTCGCCATTGCCATACCACTTACGTTAACGTGAGTACCGTTACCTTCTTGACCTGGGAAATTAATGTAAACCGCTTCAGCCCATGCTTTTTGGTTTTCATCGTTAACCATCTTACCTAGGTAGTAGCTGTTACCAATCGCTAGATCACATAGGCCTTCTTTCACAGCTTTAACTTGTGCGCGGTCGTTACCCTGAGGTTTACGAGCAAGGTTTGCTTTCACACCTTCAAGCCACTTTTTCGTTTCCGCTTCACCATAGTGAGCAATCATTGATGAAACGAGTGAAACGTTGTAAGGGTGCTTACCTGAACGTGTACAAATTTTACCTTTCCACTCTGGTTTCGCTAAATCTGCATAATCAAAAGAGGCAGGTAGTTTACCTACACGATCTTTTGATGAGTAAACGTTACGAGAACGCAGTGTTAAAGCAAACCACTCATCTTCGTTATCACGAAACTGTGCAGGAACATTACCATCAATCAGTTTGCTATCAACTGGTTGAACTAATTTCTTATCAGATAGCTCTACCAAACGGCTAATATCTGTTGTTAATACAACATCAGCAGGGCTATATTCACCTTCTTGCTCAAGCTTTTCAGCAAGACCTTTTTTAGCAAACTTCACATTAACTTTAATGCCAGTTTCTTTAGTGAATTCGTTAAACATAGGCTCAACTAGGAAAGGTTGGCGGTATGAATAAACATTAACCTCTTCAGCTGCAGTAGCAACTTGAGGAGCGGCTAAACCCATAAGGATTGCTGAAGCTAAAAGCTTTTTCATTGATTATTCCCTTAAACGCAAAATGTAATGATAATGTTTCTCAATAACATTCATTATACGTAAAACACTTACCTTCGCAATCCAGTAGTTACAATTTATTACAATCAAAAATAAAACTCGCCACCTATTTCTAGGTGGCGAGTTTTTATCTACAAAGTAATTAATTACTTATATTTTATTTTACGCTAACAAATTCTGGGTAAGCATCAACACCACAATCATGTGAATCCATACCTTCCAGTTCTTCTTCTTCTGTTACGCGAATACCAACCGTTACTTTTAGTAAACCCCATACCGCTAAACTTGCTGCAAACACCCAACCGAAGATAACTGCAGCACCAAATAACTGAGTCATAAAGCTTGCATCAGCATTACTAAATGGCACGACCATTAGACCAAATAAACCACATACACCGTGTACTGAAATCGCGCCTACTGGATCATCAATCTTCACTTTATCAAGTGC is part of the Photobacterium angustum genome and harbors:
- the panC gene encoding pantoate--beta-alanine ligase; the protein is MQTFAEIAPLREQIRTWRREGRRIAFVPTMGNLHEGHLTLMRKARKHADVVVASIFVNPMQFDKAEDLQTYPRTLEQDIAKLSQQNMVDVVFTPTPEVMYPAGLDNQTFVEVPGLSSILEGELRPGHFRGVATIVNKLFNIVQPDVACFGEKDFQQLALIRQMVIDLELDIKIVGVPTVREMDGLAMSSRNGKLTVDERQRAPVLARTMRWISSQMRGGRTDYDELVVDANDQLRAAGLQPDKCFIRDAVTLLPITEGTQQAVILMSSQLGKVRLIDNQVVDLGPTQTSDEDVAE
- a CDS encoding ABC transporter permease yields the protein MKKQYWIAFKSLIAKEIHRFTRIWVQTLVPPAITMTLYFIIFGNLIGSRIGNMEGFSYMAYIVPGLIMMSVITNSYSNVASSFFSAKFQHNIEELLVAPVPNYIIIAGYVGGGVLRGLAVGTLVTIVSLLFVKLHIAHIGVIVATVVMTSIVFSLGGLINAVFARTFDDISIIPTFVLTPLTYLGGVFYSINLLPEFWQGVSKINPIVYMVNAFRYGFLGVSDVGIGTSFAVLSVFVIALYSVAYYLISRGIGLRS
- a CDS encoding ABC transporter ATP-binding protein → MNALEIKNVRKTYKGGVEALKNMSLTVDEGDFFALLGPNGAGKSTTIGIISSLVNKTSGSVKIFGYDLDSEKVDAKNQLGLVPQEFNFNPFETVEQIVINQAGYYGVERSLAKERAKKYLSQLDLWGKRSERARNLSGGMKRRLMIARALMHEPKLLILDEPTAGVDIELRRSMWTFLRKINQEGVTIILTTHYLEEAEMLCRNIGIINHGELIEHTSMKHLLGKLELETFILDINPQQTPPNLIGFNSLLVDSATLEIELKKGESLNPVFSQLTEQGIEVKSMRNKSNRLEELFVTLVNQAQNNKGVEA
- the can gene encoding carbonate dehydratase; this translates as MADIKQLFANNLSWSENIKNEDPDYFTELAKGQHPQYLWIGCSDSRVPAERLTGLVSGELFVHRNVANQVIHTDLNCLSVVQYAVDVLKVKHIIICGHYGCGGVTAAIENPQLGLINNWLLHIRDLYLKHRTDLGALPRQEWDDKLSEINVASQVYNLGNSTILQQAWERGQEVKIHGWIYSTSNGVLKDLGVTSTSRETLEVGYQSAMSSLLPPLEQSINDHITEKTN
- the hpt gene encoding hypoxanthine phosphoribosyltransferase, encoding MKHTIEVMISEQEVQERVKELGKQITECYKDSKDLVMVGLLRGSFVFMADLARAIDLPHEVDFMTASSYGNTMESSRDVRILKDLDDDIKGKDVLLVEDIIDTGNTLHKVCEILSLREPNSIRICTLLDKPERREVDVKVDWYGFVIPDEFVVGVGIDYAQKYRHLPFIGKVVPE
- a CDS encoding TetR/AcrR family transcriptional regulator; the encoded protein is MDTITKKTRTRLSPEKRRQQLLDYSLEVFARRGIGRAGHADIAEMANVSVATVFNYFPTREALVEQVLVEVENEFSALLEECLGDKNKTLHARLTCISHNLIDTVLDQQDWIKVWFEWSTSVRDEVWPQFVETNRNNLHKVRDAFAQAIDNGEITTAQKADDLAKLLHGICYVIYIQANLLPDQTALQEQAEIYLEALALNR
- a CDS encoding ABC transporter ATP-binding protein; the encoded protein is MKHALSVNGLTCSYHGQAVLQDLSLAVNPGEIVCLLGASGCGKTTLLKAIAGLLPLEQGLMSINGRTIVDEQQWLPPEKRNIGMIFQDYALFPHLTVAQNIAFGLRHWDKARTAAKIQEMLTLVHLTGLEDRYPHQLSGGQQQRVAIARALASEPDLILLDEPFSNIDTQVRHSLIRDIRKIFKAQGVTAIFVTHSREEAFAFADKMAVMNHGVIEQFGSATELYYQPSSRFVADFLGTGSYLPATVKNQTRLLTPLGELALASNETLLDDISVDWLLRPQNLRVMLQDDGDGEIIEQQFMGDSCRYTVDFSGHKLIVNSHLLMNVGDRVSVEVEPHLPVVFAVAS
- a CDS encoding ABC transporter permease; protein product: MKEKFLFWKAGSWTFALLLVFPILAIFFTAMGNSDEVFGHLMNTVMPTYAFNTVALVVGTVLLSLCFGLPTAWLMAMCRLPTEKTLQWALVLPLAMPGYIVGYLYTNWFDYAGPIQIFLRSMFGWQHVGDYWFPDLRSLGGACFVLALVLYPYIYLLVRAAFMEQSVSLLQSARLLRCTPWESFRRISLPLARPAIAVGVSLVAMEALGDFGTVSYFAVNTLTTAVYDTWLGYSNLYAAAKISAIMLLVIFFLISSERFSRRKQKMFQHQCDNDGDVKYILKGWKKWLALVWCWGLVGCAFIFPLLQLGYYAVEYFSQSWTPEFKQYSLNSFFVSITAAVIAVILGLVVNFYRRLDGNGFSQMPIRLSSLGYAVPGTVLAIGVMIPLTSADHLVNDIAMSLGLGRPGLIFSGTIFAIIFAFVVRFAAVAIGSIETSLTKVSPSLDMASKTMGYASTAMLRKVHLPLIRRGCLIAGLLVFIESMKELNAALLLRPFNFETLATYVFNFASDEQLELAALPAILLVVVGLIPLVLVNRSLEQKN
- a CDS encoding Fe(3+) ABC transporter substrate-binding protein → MKKLLASAILMGLAAPQVATAAEEVNVYSYRQPFLVEPMFNEFTKETGIKVNVKFAKKGLAEKLEQEGEYSPADVVLTTDISRLVELSDKKLVQPVDSKLIDGNVPAQFRDNEDEWFALTLRSRNVYSSKDRVGKLPASFDYADLAKPEWKGKICTRSGKHPYNVSLVSSMIAHYGEAETKKWLEGVKANLARKPQGNDRAQVKAVKEGLCDLAIGNSYYLGKMVNDENQKAWAEAVYINFPGQEGNGTHVNVSGMAMAKYAPNQANALKLMEFLTSDKAQEMYAEVNYEYPVKEGVKRSELVASWGDFKADDVSLDKIAQYHNAATKLLDEVKFDL